The proteins below come from a single Caulobacter flavus genomic window:
- a CDS encoding alpha/beta hydrolase, whose protein sequence is MNRRSLLLTVGAAGLAAACAPITQRPAIAPLGLRGARLQDDWMIAFDGAKLGLKRWLPQDGFVTHVVVGLHGMNDYSNAYHLAADWWAGQGIATYALDLRGFGRSPRRGVWASTELMIEDVRTLVSLVREAHPDAKVSLAGVSMGGGLAIAAMATDNPPAADSLLLFAPAVWGWSAQPLPYKTSLWISAHTARSWVVKPPEWLVQKVLPTDNMEELRRMGRDPLMIWGARSDTLYGLVGLMERAWASLGKVRVPVAYFYGARDEIIPEEPTKQAARRLKPDDRSAFYADGYHLLLVDKQAQVVWRDAAAFMKDPQADLPSGAPPIPGAPTAPNVVKVQGVPAGR, encoded by the coding sequence ATGAACCGCCGGAGCCTTCTCCTCACCGTCGGGGCCGCCGGCCTCGCCGCCGCCTGCGCCCCCATCACCCAGCGCCCCGCCATCGCGCCGCTCGGCCTGCGCGGCGCCCGGCTGCAGGACGACTGGATGATCGCCTTCGACGGCGCCAAGCTGGGCCTCAAGCGCTGGCTGCCGCAGGACGGCTTCGTCACCCATGTGGTCGTCGGCCTGCACGGCATGAACGATTACTCCAATGCCTATCACCTGGCCGCCGACTGGTGGGCGGGGCAGGGCATCGCCACCTACGCGCTCGACCTGAGGGGCTTTGGCCGCTCGCCGCGCCGGGGCGTCTGGGCCTCGACCGAGCTGATGATCGAAGACGTCCGCACCCTGGTCTCGCTGGTCCGCGAGGCCCATCCCGACGCCAAGGTCTCTCTTGCCGGGGTCAGCATGGGCGGCGGCCTGGCGATCGCCGCCATGGCCACCGACAACCCGCCGGCCGCCGATTCCCTCTTGCTGTTCGCGCCCGCCGTCTGGGGCTGGTCGGCCCAGCCTCTGCCCTACAAGACCAGCCTGTGGATCAGCGCCCACACCGCCCGCAGCTGGGTGGTCAAGCCGCCCGAGTGGCTGGTGCAGAAGGTGCTGCCGACCGACAACATGGAAGAGCTGCGGCGCATGGGCCGCGATCCCCTGATGATCTGGGGCGCGCGGTCCGACACCCTCTATGGCCTGGTCGGTCTGATGGAGCGGGCGTGGGCCTCGCTGGGCAAGGTGCGGGTCCCGGTCGCCTATTTCTACGGCGCGCGCGACGAGATCATCCCCGAGGAGCCGACCAAGCAGGCCGCCCGCCGCCTGAAGCCCGACGATCGTTCGGCCTTCTACGCCGACGGCTATCATCTGCTGCTGGTCGACAAGCAGGCGCAGGTGGTCTGGCGCGACGCGGCCGCCTTCATGAAGGATCCGCAGGCCGACCTGCCGTCGGGCGCGCCGCCGATCCCGGGCGCGCCCACCGCGCCGAATGTCGTCAAAGTTCAGGGCGTTCCGGCCGGACGCTAG
- a CDS encoding Leu/Phe/Val dehydrogenase, producing MTLFDLPDFEGHEGVHSFYDEKTGLKSIIAIHSTARGPAAGGCRMWDYASSEAALTDALRLSRGMSYKNAMADLDFGGGKAVIIGDSREQKSPELFEAFGRAVDSLGGSYWTAEDVGVSPADLESTRKTTRYVAGLEGHAAASGDPSPVTAEGVFRGVRLCVERALGRDLTGVKVAIQGVGHVGAYLAEKLHAAGAKLIIADVNQVALNEVAARTGAEIVSTDAIFDVEADVFAPCALGGAISAATLPRLKVKVIAGGANNQLADAMIGQTVFDRGILYAPDYVINGGGIINVAAEIRALEAGGAFDPEWVATKLDRLALTLAEVLDQSLAEKRPANLVADEIARARIAAARP from the coding sequence ATGACCTTGTTCGATCTGCCCGATTTCGAAGGGCACGAAGGCGTCCACTCGTTCTACGACGAAAAGACCGGCCTCAAGTCGATCATCGCCATCCACTCCACCGCTCGCGGCCCGGCCGCAGGCGGCTGCCGCATGTGGGACTACGCCAGCAGCGAGGCGGCCCTGACCGACGCCCTGCGCCTGTCGCGCGGCATGTCGTACAAGAACGCCATGGCCGACCTCGATTTCGGCGGCGGCAAGGCCGTGATCATCGGCGATAGCCGTGAGCAGAAGTCTCCGGAACTGTTCGAGGCGTTCGGCCGCGCGGTCGACAGCCTGGGCGGCTCGTACTGGACGGCCGAGGACGTCGGCGTCTCGCCGGCCGACCTGGAGAGCACCCGCAAGACCACCCGTTACGTCGCCGGCCTGGAAGGCCACGCGGCCGCCTCGGGCGATCCCTCGCCGGTCACCGCCGAGGGCGTGTTCCGCGGCGTGCGCCTGTGCGTCGAGCGCGCGCTGGGCCGTGACCTGACGGGCGTGAAGGTGGCCATCCAGGGCGTCGGCCACGTCGGCGCCTATCTGGCCGAGAAGCTGCACGCCGCCGGCGCCAAGCTGATCATCGCCGACGTCAATCAGGTGGCCCTCAACGAGGTCGCCGCCAGGACCGGCGCGGAGATCGTCTCGACCGACGCCATCTTCGACGTCGAAGCCGACGTCTTCGCCCCTTGCGCGCTCGGTGGCGCGATCTCGGCGGCGACCCTGCCGCGCCTGAAGGTCAAGGTCATCGCCGGCGGCGCCAACAACCAGCTAGCCGACGCCATGATCGGCCAGACCGTGTTCGATCGCGGCATCCTCTACGCCCCTGACTACGTCATCAACGGCGGCGGCATCATCAACGTCGCCGCCGAGATCCGCGCCCTGGAAGCCGGCGGCGCCTTCGATCCGGAATGGGTGGCCACCAAGCTCGACCGCCTGGCCCTGACCCTGGCCGAGGTGCTCGACCAGTCGCTGGCCGAAAAGCGCCCGGCCAACCTGGTCGCCGACGAGATCGCCCGCGCGCGCATCGCGGCGGCGCGTCCGTAG
- a CDS encoding MFS transporter: protein MSDPVVVNPAAPPLPEPSPWTTRLVSLAVASALLMEFIDSTALSTALPRLAQAFSADPIHLKLALTSYILALAVFTPASGWAAQRYGARRVFLIAMLVFLAGSALCGLSQNLGQLVAARIVQGIGGAMMTPVARLIVVGSTPKDKLISAMGWFTMPAMVGPLIGPPIAGFVLSVADWPWIFYLNLPIGVVGAIAVRRFVPKGAPDPEAGRFDTQGFVMSAVALSGLIGLAETAGLSLLPPLVQALLLAVSLDAGWLYLQHCRAQAKPILDLTLLRYPTFRASLVGGTFVRLGIGASPFLMPLLLQVALGWSPLKASGVTIATGLGVLVARPFAGALLKRYGFRTALAVFVVATALMTAVPGFFTASTPMWLMIALLLVGGFARSSQFIAANTIAYADVPQPRVAAASTLAAVSQQVGLALGVSFGGLMLHMTRGVGEAALTPSSFVWPFVAIGVVTLLALPVYLRLDKDAGASISGR, encoded by the coding sequence GTGTCCGATCCTGTCGTCGTCAATCCGGCCGCCCCGCCCCTGCCAGAGCCCTCGCCCTGGACCACGCGGCTCGTCTCGCTCGCCGTCGCCAGCGCCCTCCTGATGGAGTTCATCGACTCCACGGCCCTGTCGACCGCCCTGCCCCGGCTGGCGCAGGCGTTCTCGGCCGACCCGATCCACCTGAAGCTGGCTTTGACCTCCTATATCCTGGCCCTGGCGGTATTCACCCCGGCCAGCGGCTGGGCGGCCCAGCGCTACGGCGCGCGGCGGGTGTTCCTGATCGCCATGCTGGTGTTCCTGGCCGGCTCGGCCCTGTGCGGCCTGTCGCAGAACCTGGGCCAGCTGGTCGCCGCCCGCATCGTCCAGGGCATAGGCGGGGCGATGATGACGCCGGTGGCGCGGCTGATCGTGGTCGGCTCCACGCCCAAGGACAAGCTGATCAGCGCCATGGGCTGGTTCACCATGCCGGCCATGGTCGGACCGCTGATCGGCCCGCCGATCGCCGGCTTCGTGCTGTCGGTGGCCGACTGGCCGTGGATCTTCTACCTGAACCTGCCGATCGGCGTGGTCGGCGCGATCGCCGTGCGGCGGTTCGTGCCCAAGGGCGCGCCCGACCCGGAGGCCGGTCGCTTCGACACCCAGGGCTTCGTGATGAGCGCCGTCGCGCTTTCGGGGCTGATCGGCCTGGCCGAGACGGCGGGTCTGTCGCTGCTGCCGCCGCTGGTCCAGGCCCTGCTGCTGGCCGTGTCGCTGGACGCGGGCTGGCTGTACCTCCAGCATTGCCGGGCCCAGGCCAAGCCGATCCTCGACCTGACCCTGCTGCGCTATCCGACCTTCAGGGCCAGCCTGGTGGGCGGCACGTTCGTGCGGCTGGGCATCGGGGCCAGCCCATTCCTGATGCCGCTGCTGCTGCAGGTGGCGCTGGGCTGGAGCCCGCTGAAGGCCAGCGGCGTGACCATCGCCACGGGCCTGGGCGTGCTGGTCGCCCGGCCGTTCGCCGGGGCGCTGCTCAAGCGCTACGGCTTCCGCACGGCGCTGGCGGTGTTCGTGGTCGCCACGGCGCTGATGACCGCCGTACCGGGCTTCTTCACGGCGTCGACGCCGATGTGGCTGATGATCGCCCTTCTGCTGGTCGGCGGCTTCGCGCGGTCCAGCCAGTTCATCGCCGCCAACACCATCGCCTATGCCGACGTGCCCCAGCCGCGCGTGGCGGCCGCCTCGACCCTGGCGGCGGTCAGCCAGCAGGTCGGCCTGGCCCTGGGCGTCAGCTTCGGCGGCCTGATGCTGCATATGACGCGCGGCGTCGGCGAGGCAGCGCTGACGCCGTCGAGCTTCGTCTGGCCGTTCGTGGCGATCGGGGTGGTGACGCTGCTGGCGCTGCCGGTCTACCTGCGGCTCGACAAGGACGCGGGGGCCAGCATCAGCGGGCGCTAG
- a CDS encoding UvrB/UvrC motif-containing protein, with amino-acid sequence MSDSHIEALEERMARAVAAEDFEAAGRLRDEIADLRRSERLHEPPNAPEPQASYFQRQTPGKMGLGTDQPVPARPPGWIAPRKPDPMTTGHSRGGRRRT; translated from the coding sequence ATGAGCGACAGCCACATCGAGGCGCTGGAGGAGCGGATGGCGCGGGCCGTCGCCGCCGAGGATTTCGAGGCCGCCGGGCGCCTGCGCGACGAGATCGCCGACCTGCGCCGTTCCGAACGCCTGCATGAGCCGCCCAACGCGCCCGAGCCCCAGGCCTCCTACTTCCAGCGGCAGACTCCAGGAAAGATGGGACTAGGCACTGACCAGCCGGTTCCGGCCCGGCCGCCGGGCTGGATAGCGCCGCGCAAGCCCGACCCGATGACCACCGGCCATTCGCGCGGCGGACGGCGCAGGACCTGA
- a CDS encoding vWA domain-containing protein, translating to MFLRFFSELRQAKVPVSLREYLLLMEALDKGVIDRSIDDFYFLSRASLVKDEKNLDKFDRVFGHVFKGLETVGEGVAADIPEEWLKALTEKFLTDEEKAQIEALGGFEKLMETLRERLAEQKERHQGGNKWIGSGGTSPFGNNGYNPEGVRIGQDKGRHGRAVKVWDKREYKNLDDSVELGTRNIKVALRRLRKFARTGAAEELDLPGTIRGTAEKGYLDIQLRPERRNAIKVLIFFDIGGSMDGHIKLCEELFSAAKTEFKHLEFYYFHNCLYEGVWKDNKRRHTEKVATWEVLHKFPADYKVIFVGDATMSPYEITYPGGSVEHWNEEPGAIWMSRVTDIYQSCVWLNPTPERHWDYTQSIGVMKQLMNDRMFPLTIDGLDKAMRELVRG from the coding sequence ATGTTCCTTCGCTTCTTCTCCGAACTGCGCCAGGCCAAGGTGCCGGTGTCCCTGCGCGAGTACCTTCTCTTGATGGAGGCGCTGGACAAGGGCGTCATCGACCGCTCGATCGACGACTTCTACTTCCTGTCGCGCGCCAGCTTGGTGAAGGACGAGAAGAACCTCGACAAGTTCGACCGCGTGTTCGGCCACGTCTTCAAGGGGCTGGAGACGGTGGGCGAAGGGGTCGCCGCCGACATTCCCGAGGAATGGCTCAAGGCCCTGACCGAGAAGTTCCTCACCGACGAGGAGAAGGCCCAGATCGAGGCCCTGGGCGGCTTCGAGAAGCTGATGGAGACCCTGCGCGAGCGCCTGGCCGAGCAGAAGGAGCGTCACCAGGGCGGCAACAAGTGGATCGGCTCGGGCGGCACTTCGCCGTTTGGCAACAACGGCTACAATCCCGAGGGCGTGCGCATCGGCCAGGACAAGGGCCGCCACGGCCGGGCCGTGAAGGTCTGGGACAAGCGCGAGTACAAGAACCTCGACGACAGCGTCGAATTGGGCACCCGCAACATCAAGGTCGCCCTGCGGCGTCTGCGCAAGTTCGCCCGCACGGGCGCGGCCGAGGAGCTGGACCTGCCCGGCACCATCCGCGGCACGGCCGAGAAGGGCTATCTCGACATCCAGCTGCGCCCCGAGCGCCGCAACGCCATCAAGGTACTGATCTTCTTCGACATCGGCGGCTCGATGGACGGCCACATCAAGCTCTGCGAGGAGCTGTTTTCCGCCGCCAAGACCGAGTTCAAGCACCTGGAATTCTACTACTTCCACAATTGCCTCTACGAGGGCGTGTGGAAGGACAACAAGCGCCGGCACACCGAGAAGGTCGCAACCTGGGAGGTGCTCCACAAGTTCCCGGCCGACTACAAGGTGATCTTCGTCGGCGACGCCACGATGAGCCCCTACGAGATCACCTATCCGGGCGGCAGCGTCGAGCACTGGAACGAAGAGCCCGGCGCCATCTGGATGAGCCGGGTCACCGACATCTACCAGAGCTGCGTCTGGCTGAACCCCACGCCCGAGCGCCACTGGGACTACACCCAGTCGATCGGCGTCATGAAGCAGCTGATGAACGACCGCATGTTTCCGCTGACCATCGACGGGCTCGACAAGGCCATGCGGGAGCTTGTGCGGGGTTGA
- a CDS encoding MerR family transcriptional regulator, whose amino-acid sequence MQAVHTAATAPAPRFALRSSELPIGVVAEQLGLTLRAIRHYEEMGLIACGRGPKNVRTLGQSARARLAAIADLKALGLPISEIADLLGPDGACPDRLKARLRAQLEALDARRSAIAGYLSGL is encoded by the coding sequence ATGCAAGCCGTCCATACCGCTGCCACCGCCCCCGCCCCGCGCTTCGCGCTGCGGTCGTCCGAGCTGCCGATCGGCGTTGTCGCCGAACAGCTGGGCCTGACCCTGCGCGCCATTCGCCACTACGAGGAGATGGGCCTGATCGCCTGCGGGCGGGGACCCAAGAACGTCCGCACCCTGGGCCAGTCGGCCCGCGCGCGGCTGGCGGCCATCGCCGACCTCAAGGCCCTGGGCCTGCCGATCTCGGAGATCGCCGACCTGCTGGGACCGGACGGCGCCTGCCCGGACCGCCTGAAGGCGCGGCTGAGGGCGCAACTGGAGGCGCTGGACGCGCGGCGGAGCGCGATCGCGGGGTATCTGTCGGGGCTGTGA
- a CDS encoding acetyl-CoA carboxylase biotin carboxylase subunit has protein sequence MFDKILIANRGEIAVRVIKTCRRLGIATVVVYSDADADSLAVEMADEAVHIGASPAAQSYLVADRIIAACKQTGAQAVHPGFGFLSEKAEFAQRCADEGIVFIGPNPGAISAMGDKIESKKFAAAAGVSCVPGHIGEIADVAEALKVSQTIGYPVMIKASAGGGGKGIRVAWNAKDVEEGFPAVRAEAAGAFGDDRIFIEKFIESPRHIEIQVLGDRHGHVVHLFERECSIQRRNQKVIEEAPSPLLDEETRAAMGAQAVALAKAVNYDSAGTVEFVAGQDKSFYFLEMNTRLQVEHPVTELITGLDLVEQMIRSAAGEPLAFRQDDLAINGWAVESRIYAEDPYRKFLPSIGRLVRYAPPAEGQKDGYVVRNDAGVREGDEISMYYDPMISKLCTWAPTRGEAVGGMARALEDFHIEGPGHNVPFLAAVMDQARFASGQLATSYIKDEFPDGFSGTQPTAFQADLLTAVGCAMQRVQGQRVQGQRLGSLRADWTVVIGHDKRRVRLSGDGQALTIELLDEGRTLHLSDIAWRPGLPTFRGVLDGTAFTAEVAPAPEGFTIRHRAARARVLVLTARSAELHDKLPAKAPADTSKLVLSPMPGLVVSMDVAVGQQVREGEVVCVLEAMKMQNILRAERDAVVKTVNAKPGDPVAADQVLVEFQ, from the coding sequence ATGTTCGACAAGATCCTGATCGCCAACCGGGGCGAGATCGCGGTGCGGGTGATCAAGACGTGCCGTCGGTTGGGGATCGCCACGGTGGTGGTCTATTCGGACGCCGACGCCGACAGCCTGGCGGTGGAGATGGCCGACGAGGCGGTGCACATCGGGGCCTCGCCGGCCGCCCAGAGCTATCTGGTCGCCGACAGGATCATCGCCGCCTGCAAGCAGACCGGGGCCCAGGCGGTGCATCCGGGCTTCGGCTTTCTGTCGGAGAAGGCCGAGTTCGCCCAGAGGTGCGCCGACGAGGGCATCGTGTTCATCGGTCCCAATCCCGGCGCGATCAGCGCCATGGGCGACAAGATCGAGAGCAAGAAGTTCGCCGCCGCGGCGGGCGTCTCCTGCGTGCCCGGCCATATCGGCGAGATCGCCGACGTCGCCGAGGCGCTGAAGGTGTCGCAGACCATCGGCTATCCGGTGATGATCAAGGCCAGCGCCGGCGGCGGCGGCAAGGGCATCCGCGTGGCCTGGAACGCCAAGGACGTCGAGGAAGGCTTCCCGGCCGTGCGGGCCGAGGCGGCCGGCGCGTTCGGCGACGACCGGATCTTCATCGAGAAGTTCATCGAGAGCCCGCGCCACATCGAGATCCAGGTGCTGGGCGACAGGCACGGCCACGTCGTCCACCTGTTCGAGCGCGAATGCTCGATCCAGCGGCGCAACCAGAAGGTCATCGAGGAGGCGCCCAGCCCGCTGCTGGACGAAGAGACCCGCGCGGCCATGGGGGCCCAGGCCGTGGCCCTGGCCAAGGCGGTGAACTATGACTCAGCCGGCACGGTGGAGTTCGTCGCCGGCCAGGACAAGAGCTTCTACTTCCTGGAGATGAACACCCGCCTGCAGGTCGAGCATCCGGTCACCGAGCTGATCACCGGCCTTGATCTGGTCGAGCAGATGATCCGCTCGGCGGCGGGCGAGCCGCTGGCGTTCAGGCAGGACGATCTGGCCATCAACGGCTGGGCGGTGGAGAGCCGGATCTACGCCGAGGACCCCTATCGCAAGTTCCTGCCCAGCATCGGCCGGCTGGTGCGCTACGCCCCGCCCGCCGAGGGCCAGAAGGACGGCTACGTCGTGCGCAACGACGCCGGCGTGCGCGAGGGCGACGAGATCTCGATGTACTACGACCCGATGATCTCCAAGCTCTGCACCTGGGCCCCGACCCGGGGCGAGGCGGTGGGCGGCATGGCCCGGGCGCTGGAGGACTTCCACATCGAGGGGCCGGGCCACAACGTGCCGTTCCTGGCCGCGGTGATGGACCAGGCGCGCTTCGCCTCCGGCCAGCTGGCCACCAGCTACATCAAGGACGAGTTCCCCGACGGCTTTTCCGGAACCCAGCCCACCGCCTTCCAGGCCGACCTGCTGACCGCCGTCGGCTGCGCCATGCAGCGAGTGCAGGGGCAGCGAGTGCAGGGCCAGCGCCTGGGAAGCCTCCGCGCCGACTGGACCGTGGTGATCGGCCACGACAAGCGCCGGGTGCGCCTCTCTGGCGACGGCCAGGCCCTGACGATCGAGCTGCTCGACGAGGGCCGCACGCTGCACCTCTCCGACATCGCCTGGCGGCCGGGCCTGCCCACCTTCCGGGGCGTGCTGGACGGAACGGCCTTCACCGCCGAGGTCGCTCCCGCGCCCGAGGGCTTCACGATCCGCCACCGCGCCGCCAGGGCCCGGGTCCTGGTGCTGACCGCCCGCAGCGCCGAGCTGCACGACAAGCTGCCGGCCAAGGCCCCGGCCGACACCTCCAAGCTGGTGCTCTCGCCGATGCCGGGCCTGGTGGTCTCGATGGACGTCGCCGTCGGCCAGCAGGTCCGCGAAGGCGAGGTGGTCTGCGTGCTCGAGGCCATGAAGATGCAGAACATCCTGCGCGCCGAGCGCGACGCCGTCGTCAAGACTGTCAACGCCAAGCCCGGCGACCCCGTCGCCGCCGACCAAGTGCTCGTGGAGTTCCAGTGA
- a CDS encoding acyl-CoA carboxylase subunit beta, which yields MQHILEELERRREQARAGGGEKRVASQHAKGKLTARERIDLLLDEDSFEEFDMFVEHRGTEFGMAEQKVPGDGVVTGWGTINGKVVYVFSKDFTVFGGSLSGAHAAKIVKVQRQAMKAGAPIIGLFDAGGARIQEGVDSLAGYADIFLENTLASGVIPQISVIMGPCAGGDVYSPAMTDFIFMVKDTSYMFVTGPDVVKTVTNEVVTAEELGGARVHAAKSGVAEGAFENDLEALTQVRRLVDFLPSSNREKAPIRQSFDDPHRQEASLDTLVPADPGKPYDMKELISKIVDEADFFEISSEWARNIVCGFARMDGQTVGIVANQPQVLAGVLDIDSSRKAARFVRFCDAFEIPIVTLVDVPGFMPGTKQEYGGLIKHGAKLLFAYAEATVPKVTLITRKAYGGAYDVMSSKHLRGDFNYAWPTAEIAVMGAKGAVEIIFRQEAKDPQALAAREAEYKDRFANPFVAASRGYVDDVIMPHGTRKRIVRALHSLKGKVLTNPYKKHDNIPL from the coding sequence TTGCAACACATCCTGGAAGAGCTGGAGCGTCGTCGTGAGCAGGCGCGGGCCGGGGGCGGCGAGAAGCGGGTGGCGAGCCAGCATGCGAAAGGCAAGCTGACGGCGCGCGAGCGCATCGACCTGCTTCTGGACGAGGACTCGTTCGAGGAGTTCGACATGTTCGTCGAGCACCGGGGGACCGAGTTCGGCATGGCCGAGCAGAAGGTGCCCGGCGACGGGGTGGTGACCGGCTGGGGGACGATCAACGGCAAGGTCGTCTACGTGTTCTCCAAGGACTTCACGGTGTTCGGCGGCTCGCTGAGCGGCGCGCACGCGGCCAAGATCGTCAAGGTCCAGCGCCAGGCGATGAAGGCCGGCGCGCCGATCATCGGCCTGTTCGACGCGGGCGGGGCGCGCATCCAGGAGGGCGTCGACAGCCTGGCCGGCTATGCCGACATCTTCCTGGAAAACACCCTGGCCTCGGGCGTCATCCCGCAGATCAGCGTGATCATGGGCCCCTGCGCCGGCGGCGACGTCTATTCGCCGGCCATGACCGACTTCATCTTCATGGTGAAGGATACGAGCTACATGTTCGTCACCGGCCCGGACGTGGTCAAGACCGTCACCAACGAGGTCGTCACCGCCGAGGAGCTGGGCGGGGCCCGGGTGCACGCGGCCAAGTCGGGCGTGGCCGAAGGCGCGTTCGAGAACGATCTGGAGGCCCTGACCCAGGTGCGCCGGCTGGTCGACTTCCTGCCCTCGTCCAACCGCGAGAAGGCTCCCATCCGCCAGAGCTTCGACGACCCGCATCGCCAGGAGGCGAGCCTCGACACCCTGGTGCCCGCCGATCCGGGCAAGCCCTACGACATGAAGGAACTGATCTCGAAGATCGTCGACGAGGCCGACTTCTTCGAGATCTCGTCCGAGTGGGCTAGGAACATCGTCTGCGGCTTCGCGCGGATGGACGGCCAGACCGTCGGCATCGTCGCCAACCAGCCGCAGGTGCTGGCCGGCGTGCTCGACATCGACAGTTCCCGCAAGGCCGCCCGCTTCGTGCGCTTCTGCGACGCCTTCGAGATCCCGATCGTCACCCTGGTCGACGTGCCGGGCTTCATGCCGGGCACCAAGCAGGAGTATGGCGGCCTGATCAAGCACGGCGCCAAGCTCCTGTTCGCCTATGCCGAGGCCACCGTGCCCAAGGTCACCCTGATCACCCGCAAGGCCTATGGCGGGGCCTATGACGTGATGAGCTCCAAGCACCTGCGCGGCGACTTCAACTACGCCTGGCCCACCGCCGAGATCGCGGTGATGGGGGCCAAGGGCGCGGTCGAGATCATCTTCCGCCAGGAGGCCAAGGACCCGCAGGCCCTGGCCGCCCGCGAGGCCGAGTACAAGGACCGCTTCGCCAATCCCTTCGTCGCCGCCAGCCGCGGCTATGTCGACGACGTCATCATGCCCCACGGCACCCGCAAGCGCATCGTCCGGGCCCTGCACTCCCTCAAGGGCAAGGTGCTGACCAACCCCTACAAGAAGCACGACAACATTCCGCTCTGA
- a CDS encoding helix-turn-helix domain-containing protein, giving the protein MGEKLFIGPRLRLLRQAKGWKLEACAAQLGLSASYLSQIEANQRPVTARVLIDVMRVFEVDAASLDAADDQRLIADLREATADAPVGGEAPALSEIKAAVANTPNLAKAYLDLHRAYRRLDERLKATEEAVSLDERGAASALLPYEEVRDFFHYKNNYIHSLDVAAEDLSAQIGGGGERALEAYLADRLGVRVVRSGEPDLLRHWDAASRTVAIGAAHPEATRSFQLAYQIAALTLPDIVEAELSAAGFRSDSAAKVCRTGLLNYAAGALVLPYERFREAARAARHDIERLALTFQTSLEQVFHRLSTLQRPGARGVPFYFVRLDRAGNITKRHSATRLQFARFGGACPLWNVHDAFARPDAWLVQLAQMPDAVRYVCIARGVVKPSGAYRQAERRYALGLGCEARYADQLVYADELDLAGPSAPIGVSCRICERDDCSQRAFPPVDRAFEVFENDRRWVPFSLRG; this is encoded by the coding sequence ATGGGAGAGAAGCTGTTCATCGGGCCGCGTCTGCGGCTGTTGCGCCAGGCCAAGGGCTGGAAGCTGGAGGCCTGCGCCGCCCAGCTGGGCCTGTCGGCCAGCTACCTGTCGCAGATCGAGGCCAACCAGCGCCCGGTCACCGCCCGGGTGCTGATCGACGTCATGCGGGTGTTCGAGGTCGACGCCGCCTCGCTGGACGCCGCCGACGACCAGCGCCTGATCGCCGACCTGCGCGAGGCCACGGCGGACGCCCCCGTGGGCGGAGAGGCTCCGGCCCTGTCGGAGATCAAGGCGGCGGTGGCCAACACGCCCAACCTCGCCAAGGCCTATCTAGACCTGCACCGCGCCTATCGCCGGCTGGACGAGCGCCTGAAGGCGACCGAGGAGGCGGTGTCGCTGGACGAGCGCGGGGCGGCCAGCGCGCTGTTGCCCTACGAGGAGGTCCGAGACTTCTTCCACTACAAGAACAACTACATCCACAGCCTCGACGTCGCCGCCGAGGACCTGTCGGCGCAGATCGGCGGAGGCGGCGAGCGGGCGCTGGAGGCCTATCTGGCCGACCGCCTGGGCGTGCGCGTGGTGCGCAGCGGCGAGCCCGACCTCCTGCGCCACTGGGACGCCGCCAGCCGGACGGTGGCCATCGGCGCGGCCCATCCCGAGGCGACGCGCAGCTTCCAGCTGGCCTACCAGATCGCAGCGCTCACGCTGCCAGACATCGTCGAGGCCGAGCTGTCGGCCGCTGGCTTTCGCAGCGACAGCGCCGCCAAGGTCTGCCGCACAGGCCTCCTCAACTACGCCGCCGGCGCGCTGGTGCTGCCGTATGAGCGCTTCCGCGAGGCGGCGCGGGCGGCGCGGCACGACATCGAACGCCTGGCGCTGACGTTCCAGACCAGCCTGGAGCAGGTGTTCCACCGCTTGTCGACGCTGCAGCGGCCGGGCGCGCGGGGCGTGCCGTTCTACTTCGTGCGGCTCGACAGGGCCGGCAACATCACCAAGCGCCACAGCGCCACGCGCCTGCAGTTCGCCCGCTTCGGCGGGGCCTGCCCGTTGTGGAACGTGCACGACGCCTTCGCCCGGCCCGACGCCTGGCTGGTGCAACTGGCGCAGATGCCTGACGCCGTCCGCTATGTCTGCATCGCGCGCGGGGTGGTGAAGCCGTCGGGGGCCTATCGCCAGGCCGAGCGGCGCTATGCGCTCGGCCTCGGCTGCGAGGCCCGCTACGCCGACCAGCTGGTCTATGCCGATGAGCTGGACCTTGCGGGCCCCTCGGCGCCGATCGGGGTCAGCTGCCGGATCTGCGAGCGCGACGACTGCTCCCAGCGGGCCTTCCCGCCGGTGGATCGGGCCTTCGAGGTGTTCGAGAACGACCGCCGCTGGGTGCCGTTCTCGCTGCGGGGCTGA